One genomic region from Arcobacter sp. LA11 encodes:
- the ccoO gene encoding cytochrome-c oxidase, cbb3-type subunit II — translation MFHWFEQRPFFFAVLVFIFVAFAGIIEVIPDFAKQSRPTVGTKPYSVLELAGRHVYIKDSCNACHSQLIRPFKSETDRYGMYSLSGEYAYDRPFLWGSKRTGPDLWRVGNYRTTDWHENHMMDPASVVPGTVMPAYPHQFTNIADLDTAYAEAYTVKNVFNTPYDVDIDGDGKIDVELGEYESAIAKAKADAKAIAADMKNQAVKDAVANGQVPEIVALIAYLNSLK, via the coding sequence ATGTTTCATTGGTTTGAACAAAGACCGTTTTTCTTTGCGGTATTAGTATTTATTTTTGTTGCATTTGCAGGTATTATTGAAGTAATTCCTGATTTTGCAAAACAATCAAGACCTACAGTTGGCACTAAACCTTATTCTGTATTAGAGTTAGCGGGTAGACATGTTTATATTAAAGATTCTTGTAATGCTTGTCATTCACAATTAATTAGACCATTTAAATCAGAAACTGATAGATATGGTATGTATTCATTATCTGGTGAGTATGCTTATGATAGACCATTTTTATGGGGATCAAAAAGAACAGGTCCAGATTTATGGAGAGTTGGTAACTATAGAACTACAGATTGGCATGAGAATCATATGATGGATCCAGCTTCAGTTGTTCCTGGTACAGTTATGCCAGCATATCCTCATCAGTTTACAAATATTGCTGATTTAGATACTGCATATGCAGAAGCATATACAGTTAAAAATGTATTCAATACTCCATATGATGTAGATATTGATGGAGATGGTAAAATTGATGTTGAATTAGGTGAATATGAATCTGCTATTGCAAAAGCAAAAGCTGATGCAAAAGCTATTGCAGCTGATATGAAAAATCAAGCTGTAAAAGATGCCGTTGCAAACGGTCAAGTTCCTGAAATAGTTGCATTAATTGCATATTTAAATTCTTTAAAATAA
- the smpB gene encoding SsrA-binding protein SmpB: protein MSKKEISKNQVFKNKKVFHDYIILDTYEAGIVLEGSEVKAVRDGRVNLKDSHVRIIKNEIFVLNMHITHLSTAHSTYRPDERRDRKLLLNRKEIEKLFTKVTKDGITLVPIKMYFNSKNILKMQIATAQGKKLHDKREDLKKRTMKRETEQALKNYK from the coding sequence ATGAGTAAAAAAGAGATAAGTAAAAATCAGGTTTTTAAAAATAAAAAAGTCTTCCATGATTATATAATATTAGATACGTACGAAGCTGGAATTGTGCTTGAAGGTAGTGAAGTAAAAGCAGTACGTGATGGTAGAGTTAATTTAAAAGATTCCCATGTGAGAATTATAAAAAATGAAATATTTGTTTTAAATATGCATATTACTCATTTAAGTACAGCACATAGTACATATAGGCCAGATGAAAGAAGAGATAGAAAACTTTTATTAAATAGAAAAGAAATAGAAAAATTATTTACTAAAGTTACAAAAGATGGTATAACATTAGTACCAATTAAAATGTATTTTAATTCAAAAAATATTTTAAAAATGCAAATTGCAACAGCTCAAGGGAAAAAACTCCATGATAAAAGAGAAGACCTTAAAAAAAGGACTATGAAAAGGGAGACTGAGCAAGCTCTTAAGAACTATAAATAG
- a CDS encoding DUF4006 family protein produces MAGNSQMNENERGLFSLLHGITGMLIATVLLLAILAVLVFNAVVVQQNEAQNYYKINQDLNALKFNSTENGQHYELVGKPQ; encoded by the coding sequence ATGGCTGGAAATTCACAAATGAATGAAAATGAAAGAGGACTATTTTCTCTTCTTCATGGGATTACAGGTATGTTAATTGCTACAGTTTTACTATTAGCAATACTAGCTGTTTTAGTTTTTAATGCAGTTGTTGTGCAACAAAATGAAGCACAAAACTATTATAAAATTAATCAAGACTTGAATGCTCTAAAATTCAATAGTACTGAAAATGGTCAGCATTATGAATTAGTTGGAAAACCACAATAA
- the ccoN gene encoding cytochrome-c oxidase, cbb3-type subunit I codes for MQNGAQIEYDYSIAKAFTFATILFGIIGMTIGVVLAFQLAFPELNNLAGEYGTFSRLRPLHTNGVAFGFTLSGIFACWYYIAQRVLKVSLKESPFLMGVAKLHFLLYFITILLAVVTLFMGITTSKEYAELEWPIDILVVVWWVLWGISVFGLIGIRRERTLYISIWYFIACFIAVAMLYLFNNMEVPTMLYSGYGSWIHSVSMYAGTNDALVQWWYGHNAVGFVFTVPIIAMIYYFLPKESGQNVYSYKLSILAFWGLLFVYLWAGGHHLIYSTVPDWMQTMGSVMSVVLILPSWGSAINMLLTMKGEWQQLQTNTLIKFMVLASTFYMLSTIEGPIQSIKSVNAIAHFTDWIPGHVHDGVLGWVVFMIMAALFHMAPRMYGREIYSKSLMDTQFWLQTTGIVLYFTSMWIAGITQGMMWRAYDEYGSLVYSFIDTVTVLQPYYTIRAVGGLMYLIGFFMFAWNMYKTATAGRVLDKEPTNATPVAA; via the coding sequence ATGCAAAACGGTGCACAAATCGAGTATGATTACTCAATTGCAAAAGCGTTTACATTTGCAACAATTCTGTTTGGTATCATTGGTATGACAATTGGTGTCGTACTGGCGTTTCAATTAGCATTTCCTGAGTTAAATAACTTAGCAGGGGAATATGGTACATTCAGTAGATTAAGACCTTTACACACAAATGGTGTTGCGTTTGGTTTTACTCTAAGTGGTATTTTTGCGTGTTGGTATTACATTGCGCAAAGAGTATTAAAAGTTTCTCTAAAAGAGTCTCCATTTTTAATGGGTGTAGCTAAGCTACATTTTTTACTTTATTTCATTACTATTCTTTTAGCTGTTGTAACTCTATTCATGGGTATTACAACTTCAAAAGAGTATGCTGAATTAGAGTGGCCAATAGACATTTTAGTAGTAGTATGGTGGGTATTATGGGGTATCTCTGTTTTCGGTTTAATCGGAATTAGAAGAGAGAGAACATTATATATTTCAATTTGGTATTTTATAGCATGTTTTATTGCTGTTGCAATGTTATACTTATTTAATAACATGGAAGTTCCAACAATGTTATATTCTGGTTATGGTTCATGGATTCACTCTGTTTCTATGTATGCTGGAACAAATGATGCATTAGTACAATGGTGGTATGGACACAACGCAGTTGGTTTCGTATTTACTGTTCCTATTATTGCTATGATTTATTACTTTTTACCAAAAGAGTCTGGACAAAACGTATACTCATATAAGTTATCTATTTTAGCTTTCTGGGGATTATTGTTTGTTTATTTATGGGCTGGTGGACACCACCTTATTTATTCAACTGTTCCAGATTGGATGCAAACTATGGGTTCTGTAATGTCAGTTGTATTAATTTTACCATCATGGGGATCAGCAATTAATATGCTTTTAACTATGAAAGGTGAGTGGCAACAACTACAAACAAATACACTAATTAAGTTTATGGTATTAGCTTCAACATTCTATATGTTATCAACAATTGAGGGACCAATTCAGTCAATCAAATCTGTTAATGCTATTGCTCACTTTACTGATTGGATTCCAGGTCACGTTCACGATGGTGTTCTTGGTTGGGTTGTATTTATGATTATGGCTGCGTTATTCCATATGGCACCAAGAATGTATGGAAGAGAAATTTACTCTAAGTCGTTAATGGATACTCAATTCTGGTTACAAACAACTGGTATTGTATTATACTTTACGTCTATGTGGATTGCAGGTATTACTCAAGGTATGATGTGGAGAGCTTATGACGAGTATGGTTCATTAGTTTACTCTTTCATTGATACTGTTACAGTATTACAACCATATTATACAATTAGAGCTGTTGGTGGGTTAATGTACCTAATCGGATTCTTTATGTTCGCTTGGAACATGTACAAAACTGCAACTGCAGGTAGAGTACTTGATAAAGAACCAACAAATGCTACTCCAGTAGCTGCGTAA
- the truB gene encoding tRNA pseudouridine(55) synthase TruB, producing the protein MQKKLYNKEPLNKLLVVNKPMFRSSNSYLNQIKRKYKNKKAGFSGTLDPFACGCLIVAFGQYSKLFKYLKKTPKTYRAVIWLGATSESFDIENMIDIKDEKKIDEVLLKKEIKSLIGEIEYTPPKFSAKKIDGKRAYDLARAGEEFEMKKSIMNIVDTKFISYSHPFITFEATVSEGSYIRSLAQILLERINRVGTLSYLNRLNEGEFFYENEKDLNPLKYLDLKENNYLGTKEWLNDGKKINIDFLETKEDGNYLIKFDDFFSIIQIENEEVKYLLNKVLLN; encoded by the coding sequence ATGCAAAAAAAATTATATAATAAAGAGCCTCTAAATAAATTGCTTGTTGTAAATAAGCCGATGTTTAGGAGTTCAAACTCATATTTAAATCAAATAAAAAGAAAATATAAGAATAAAAAAGCAGGTTTTTCGGGAACTTTAGATCCTTTTGCTTGTGGATGTTTAATTGTTGCATTTGGGCAGTATTCAAAGCTATTTAAATATCTTAAAAAAACTCCAAAAACTTATAGAGCAGTTATTTGGCTAGGAGCCACATCTGAATCTTTTGATATTGAAAATATGATTGATATAAAAGATGAAAAAAAAATAGATGAAGTATTATTAAAAAAAGAGATAAAAAGTTTAATAGGAGAGATAGAATATACACCTCCTAAATTCTCTGCAAAAAAAATAGATGGAAAAAGAGCCTATGACCTTGCCCGTGCAGGAGAAGAGTTTGAAATGAAAAAATCAATTATGAATATAGTTGATACAAAGTTTATTTCATACTCTCATCCTTTTATTACTTTTGAAGCAACAGTTAGTGAAGGCTCATATATAAGAAGCTTAGCTCAAATATTACTTGAAAGAATAAATAGAGTAGGTACCTTATCTTATTTAAATAGATTAAACGAGGGTGAATTTTTTTATGAAAATGAAAAAGATTTAAATCCTTTAAAATATTTAGATTTAAAAGAAAACAATTATTTGGGAACTAAAGAGTGGTTAAATGATGGAAAAAAAATCAATATTGATTTTTTAGAAACAAAAGAAGATGGTAATTATCTAATAAAATTTGATGATTTTTTTAGTATAATTCAAATTGAAAATGAAGAAGTAAAATATCTTCTTAATAAGGTTCTATTAAATTGA
- a CDS encoding 4-(cytidine 5'-diphospho)-2-C-methyl-D-erythritol kinase, translating to MIKKSYAKVNIFLKIAGKRNNYHELVSRFVRVHSLYDEISFVEEYCEKFTLIGDFGCDIKKNTIYNVYEQLKNISPKVEEYFKNHSVKVDKNIPEFAGLGGGSSNCATFMLMVNDVCNLNLSKNELVKIGLTIGADVPFFIYEYDSANVTGIGEIVEKFDEEILNIEVITPKIECNTGQIFNKFRELFYKEISKKDKIKLLNLKSKEILAILSTKEANDLFEPAVAIYPELSEYNKNEWHFSGSGSSFFKVSNE from the coding sequence TTGATAAAAAAATCATATGCTAAAGTAAACATCTTTTTAAAAATAGCAGGGAAGAGAAACAACTATCATGAGTTAGTTTCAAGATTTGTTAGAGTCCATTCTTTATATGATGAAATTAGTTTTGTAGAAGAATATTGTGAAAAATTTACTTTAATTGGTGACTTTGGATGTGATATAAAAAAGAACACTATATATAATGTATATGAACAATTAAAAAATATATCACCAAAAGTAGAAGAATATTTTAAAAATCACTCTGTAAAAGTTGATAAAAATATTCCTGAATTTGCAGGTTTAGGTGGAGGTAGTTCAAATTGTGCAACCTTTATGTTAATGGTTAATGATGTATGTAATTTGAATTTATCAAAAAATGAACTTGTAAAAATTGGTCTTACTATTGGTGCAGATGTGCCTTTTTTTATATATGAATATGATAGTGCAAATGTAACTGGTATTGGTGAAATAGTAGAAAAGTTTGATGAAGAGATTTTAAATATTGAAGTCATTACTCCTAAAATAGAGTGTAATACTGGTCAAATATTTAATAAATTTAGAGAATTATTTTATAAAGAAATTTCTAAAAAAGATAAAATCAAACTATTAAACTTAAAATCAAAGGAAATATTGGCAATTTTAAGTACTAAAGAAGCAAATGATTTATTTGAACCTGCAGTTGCCATATATCCAGAATTAAGTGAATATAATAAAAATGAGTGGCATTTTAGTGGTAGTGGTAGTTCATTTTTTAAGGTAAGTAATGAGTAA
- a CDS encoding ATP-dependent helicase — MSENFLSSLNESQQNAAKHIDGSLLILAGAGSGKTKTITTRLAYLISIGIDPSSILTLTFTNKAATEMRERAYSLIDSSAINTPPLLCTFHKFGLLFLKFHMSELGRKNNFIIIDNDDKKRILKSIDKEITTSILVSEISKYKNTLLTPTEAKLAAQLKLYQQIADVYEKYEAYLLKNNLVDFDDLLLLPFRILEKNESLAKETSQRYQYVMVDEYQDTNELQYKLLRLLCTTHNNLCVVGDDDQSIYGWRGATIKNILNFTEHFENTTVVKLEENYRSTDTILEHANQLIEHNRDRLGKKLVGTRAKGDSIKVYESHDENEETRKIIDDITKLVATGVSGRDIAVLFRVNALSRSLEEGFNRAGINYRLVGGMKFYERAEIKDLIAYFRILTNTTDNFSLKRIINKPKRGIGKTTIDKLDAKSVELKKPIFTILEEFNAEELAAIVGKKNSRTLKVFMASVMDLRDALEESKMRFLDSFEDTFDYRASFDNVPDGFDRQANIDEFYGYIRDYFIQNPHLSLEDFLNEIALESEKGELTEQAISMMSIHSSKGLEYKHLFIIGLEEGFFPIIGDGSDIEEERRLGYVAITRAMDNLTLSFVHSRFYKGKRATLLKSRFLSESGLIKGSLTIEKHSCFKKGDLVKHKIFGMGRVQKAGKAGKDFKLTINFGGTRRDILSSFVEKM, encoded by the coding sequence ATGTCAGAAAACTTTTTATCATCGTTGAATGAATCTCAACAAAATGCGGCAAAGCACATAGATGGTTCTTTGTTGATATTAGCTGGTGCTGGTTCTGGTAAAACTAAAACAATTACTACTAGATTAGCTTATCTTATTTCGATTGGGATAGATCCAAGTTCAATTTTAACGCTAACTTTTACAAATAAAGCTGCAACAGAAATGAGAGAACGTGCTTATTCATTGATTGACTCATCTGCAATAAATACTCCACCTTTACTATGTACATTTCATAAATTTGGATTACTTTTTCTTAAGTTTCATATGAGTGAATTAGGAAGAAAAAACAACTTTATAATTATAGATAATGATGACAAAAAAAGAATTTTAAAGTCAATAGATAAAGAGATTACAACTTCAATTTTAGTTAGTGAAATTTCAAAATATAAAAATACTCTTTTAACACCAACTGAAGCAAAATTAGCTGCACAATTAAAACTTTATCAACAAATAGCAGATGTTTATGAAAAATATGAAGCGTATTTATTAAAAAACAACTTAGTAGATTTTGATGATTTACTACTTTTACCATTTAGAATTTTAGAAAAGAATGAATCTTTAGCAAAAGAGACTAGTCAAAGATATCAATATGTAATGGTAGATGAGTATCAAGATACAAATGAACTTCAATATAAGTTATTAAGACTTTTATGTACAACTCACAATAATCTTTGTGTTGTAGGTGATGATGACCAATCTATTTATGGTTGGCGTGGAGCTACGATTAAAAATATATTAAATTTTACTGAGCATTTTGAAAATACTACAGTTGTAAAACTTGAAGAAAATTATAGATCAACAGATACGATACTAGAACATGCAAATCAATTAATTGAACATAATCGAGATAGGTTAGGGAAAAAATTAGTTGGAACTAGAGCTAAAGGTGATAGTATAAAAGTTTATGAATCACATGATGAAAATGAAGAAACAAGAAAAATTATAGATGATATTACAAAACTAGTTGCAACAGGTGTAAGTGGGAGAGATATTGCAGTATTATTTAGAGTTAATGCACTTTCAAGGTCATTAGAAGAAGGTTTTAATAGAGCTGGAATAAACTATAGACTTGTTGGTGGAATGAAGTTCTACGAAAGAGCAGAGATTAAAGATTTAATTGCATATTTTAGAATATTAACTAATACTACTGATAACTTTTCATTAAAAAGAATTATAAATAAACCAAAAAGAGGAATTGGTAAAACTACTATAGATAAGCTTGATGCAAAATCTGTAGAACTTAAAAAACCAATTTTTACAATACTAGAAGAATTTAATGCAGAAGAACTTGCTGCTATTGTAGGAAAAAAGAACTCAAGAACCTTAAAAGTATTTATGGCTTCAGTGATGGATTTAAGAGATGCTTTAGAAGAATCAAAAATGAGATTTTTAGATTCATTTGAAGATACTTTTGATTATAGAGCCTCATTTGACAATGTTCCTGATGGATTTGATAGACAAGCAAATATTGATGAATTTTATGGATATATTAGAGACTATTTTATTCAAAATCCACATTTAAGTTTGGAAGATTTTTTAAATGAAATTGCTTTAGAATCAGAAAAAGGTGAATTAACAGAACAAGCTATTTCTATGATGAGTATTCACTCTTCAAAAGGTCTGGAATATAAACATCTATTTATTATTGGACTTGAAGAAGGTTTTTTCCCAATTATTGGAGATGGTAGTGATATTGAAGAAGAAAGAAGACTTGGATATGTAGCTATTACTAGAGCTATGGATAATCTTACTTTATCTTTTGTTCATTCTAGATTTTATAAAGGTAAAAGAGCTACACTTTTAAAAAGTAGATTTTTAAGTGAATCTGGTCTTATTAAAGGTAGTTTAACTATTGAAAAACACTCTTGCTTTAAAAAAGGTGATTTGGTAAAACATAAAATCTTTGGAATGGGACGAGTTCAAAAAGCTGGTAAAGCTGGTAAAGATTTTAAACTTACTATTAATTTTGGTGGAACAAGAAGAGATATTCTTTCAAGTTTTGTTGAAAAAATGTAA
- a CDS encoding c-type cytochrome: protein MKSMVIGGIILIVALMAGTYFVAGDAFDTDDYINSLTMLGALAIIVITVFVSLKYINQMKNDTASGELAEERWDGIGEYKNAIPTGWGLAFIGTLVWLMWYWTVGYPTNGFSQIGQYNEEVNEYNNKFASKWENPSNDTLVAMGESTFLVQCSPCHGVDGEGIEGKAQDLTKRILKSSVEHVIKNGANNYKTAYPGGMPPMMLTEAADIEAVSTYVAGGFKGEQPASYGVCAGCHGADGKGIAFVGPNIKEYDDAVITSVLTDGKKADIGIMPSFKGRLNATQEKAIAAYIRSIGE from the coding sequence ATGAAATCTATGGTTATAGGTGGAATTATTCTTATCGTCGCTTTAATGGCAGGAACTTACTTTGTAGCAGGTGATGCTTTTGATACAGACGATTATATTAATAGTTTAACAATGCTTGGAGCATTGGCAATTATTGTTATTACAGTATTTGTTTCGTTAAAATATATTAATCAAATGAAAAATGATACAGCTAGTGGTGAATTAGCTGAAGAAAGATGGGATGGAATTGGTGAGTATAAGAATGCTATTCCTACAGGTTGGGGATTAGCTTTTATTGGAACACTAGTTTGGTTAATGTGGTACTGGACTGTTGGTTATCCAACAAACGGTTTCTCTCAAATTGGACAATACAATGAAGAGGTAAATGAGTATAATAACAAATTTGCTTCAAAATGGGAAAACCCAAGTAATGATACTTTAGTTGCAATGGGTGAATCTACATTCTTAGTACAATGTTCACCTTGTCATGGTGTTGATGGTGAAGGTATTGAAGGAAAAGCACAAGATTTAACAAAAAGAATCTTAAAATCTTCAGTAGAACATGTAATTAAAAATGGTGCAAACAATTATAAAACTGCATATCCAGGTGGTATGCCTCCTATGATGTTAACAGAAGCTGCTGATATTGAAGCTGTTTCAACATATGTTGCAGGTGGATTTAAAGGTGAACAACCAGCATCATATGGTGTATGTGCAGGATGTCATGGAGCAGATGGAAAAGGTATTGCATTTGTTGGTCCTAACATTAAAGAATATGATGATGCAGTAATTACATCAGTTTTAACTGATGGTAAAAAAGCTGATATTGGTATAATGCCAAGTTTCAAAGGTAGATTAAATGCTACTCAAGAAAAAGCTATTGCAGCTTATATTAGAAGTATAGGAGAGTAA
- a CDS encoding CcoQ/FixQ family Cbb3-type cytochrome c oxidase assembly chaperone has translation MDHETLVTIQGYAKFFLILVVFVVFYSYAFSIYKRDKKGERDFEKYSSLVHDDTIESDPLENRKEETENKEKEK, from the coding sequence ATGGATCATGAAACTCTAGTAACGATACAAGGTTATGCAAAGTTTTTCTTAATCTTAGTCGTATTTGTTGTGTTTTATTCTTATGCTTTTTCTATTTATAAAAGAGATAAAAAAGGTGAAAGAGATTTTGAAAAATATTCAAGTTTAGTACATGATGATACAATAGAGTCTGATCCTCTCGAAAATAGAAAAGAAGAAACAGAAAATAAAGAGAAGGAGAAATAG